The genomic region CTGACAGTTGAAGCactaatgtaaatattatatttttgaaacttactgtttattttatttttcacttttcaagCAGTTATTTTTGGATCTTTCTTCACAAGGAAAAACCTTAGTTTACAAGGACGCCCTGTTCTTGGCCTTGAAGTTATAATTCCGGTATTCTCGTAGTTTTGAATTATAACAGTCGGTGGCGTTCATCCGGATTACCGGGAcaattaattctgattaaatatgtagtgtgacagATGGTTGTTATGCgaattagtgaacagctgatttgtctATGGGATAGTTTTGGCAGTCAAATTTCTTTCCCATTAAAACTTAgcgtacataggtacatatgtacatatgtaaagtatgtacatacatatagacgtattttacttttgacattttttaattttttattatttatgcacTCACAGGTTTTGGAAAGATTAACATTGGCATCATTATACTTTCCGGCTTTGTCCTTGTAAATGTTGTTCTCGAATCAGTTGGCATTAGCTTTGCGCTGCCAGTCTTGGAATGCGACTTGAATCTATCACACCAGGAGCAGGGTGTATTGGGTGCTGTCTCCTTTGCCGGTGTCATTGCGAGCTCACACTTTTGGGGATTTCTAGCCGATACTACGGGTCGCAAGCGGATAATGCAACCGGCTTTACTTTTCGGATATGTAGTGACAATATGCTCTAGTCTGTCACCTAATTTTTTGACATTCGCCATACTGCGATTTATTAATGGAATACTGTGAGtactatttataattattaaacaaaaatgcatacaaattcaGTCAATCATATCCAagataatagaaaacaaaattttgccatCCGAaccaaaattttgaaagtaactTTGGCTGCTATATCAACACAACAGCGCCCGCTCGTAAGCTCATCCAATACACCGTTATCCACTGTTATAATATCTTGAGATAATGCGTTCACCATAGTCGAATGggtgggtgcgtgactaccattcggaattcggagaaaacgtaggttcgaatctcgctcaaacaccaaaataaagaaaaagttttttctaataacggtcgcccctcggcaggcaatggcaaacctccgagtgtatttcaaggtccatgaaacagctcctcataaaaaatatctgccgttcggagtcagttcgaaactgtaggtccgtccatttgtggaacaacatcaagacgcacaccacaaatgtgGTCACAATTTTTAGCTACACTGACGTTTGTACGATAATGGCggcgggcaatgacatcgataaACTGTGCGCCAGAGTATACGATTACCTCACCtgtctttctcgctttttcactgcgggGAATCTACGAACTTCCCCCCTAAAGTCCACGGCGATAATCTTTACCACCAGGACAAAGTCGGTTAAACTACAGCTCAAGGTTAAAGTTGGCAATACACCAATAAAGACGGTAAACAacctaaacatatgtccagcgtgtgaaggcaccccgaacgatactaaccacctttttacATGcctcatcaattttttttttcgtcggggcagactagcaagtacagcactcagacacaataaGGTCCAATGTATTGTCTCTTAATTGTTCCTTCTTttattctttaaatctactcgagctccgaagaaatctgagtagatcttgtggtgccaaggagccaaggaggtcacatcagtgccaaagacctcaagcctgggCAGACGCCATCTCATCCTCCTTTCCACAGAGTGTACGGTCTGAGaagcccaccttttccatgtgtttTGCCCACAGagagtggcccgtcatcaatccaaccagcctcctaaagccccctctgcttagtgacaggagaaactatgacagtcggtcggacatgacaggtaacatcagtttttgtCCATCAAactcactcatctaacacccttcttactctggacccaacctgtcgaaacagtaagttctctgggcctaccgttagatgagctagacgaagacggccGCTAACTACGTTGCACTTTAGTAAGCTTTGCCAGGTTCAGTAacctgatacaacaacaacatttcctCATACGTAGTAACGAATTAGTGAACAAAAATCGTTTACTTGGAGTTGACACTTATCGAATGTTCTGTAcatctcaaataaataaaaaaaaactcgttaCTTAATATCACAAACATTCAACTTGAACTAACAGCCTTTCTTTTCTTCCAGAGTTTCTGCTAGCTCGGCGACAATTTTTGCCTACCTTGGTGAGTTCCACTGCCAAAAATATCGCAACCGTGCAATACTGAGTGGTGCTTTAATAAGTGCGGTTGCATCTGTATTCATCCCCATTATCGCTTGGTTCTTCATCAATCAAGATTATGAATTCTATGTGCCCTACATCGATATTACTTATAAGCCTTGGCGTTCCTACTTCCTCGCCTGTGGTTTGCCTGGTTTTCTATGTGGTGTGGCATTGTTTTTCTTGCCCGAGAGTCCAAAGTATTTGCTCTGTTCTGGAAAGCCTGATGAAGCTCTTGAGGTGCTCCAGCGTATGCACCGgacaaatatcaaaaacaacGGACTTCAAAAAGCATTCGaggtaaaattcaaaattattggcAGTAATGAAAGTATTTGTTGTTAAGTATGCAGGGTGCTTCAACAAGAGGTTTCACTTAAcattactcaaaatattaaatatttccttaATTTGTAATAATTCAAGGTACATATTGTGAGCCTTCACGGCTGGCTAGGCTTTTGGACGCCGTCTGAGACAAGCAATATAGTGAATAGTTCAATCCATATGGGCTCTAGGTCTCTCGAAAACTAGACTATGCTACCGGGGTGCTCTTAGTTTTGGAAGACTAAAATGTAACCCTGTACTGAGCGACTCCTAAAATTCGCGAACAGTTCGCTTATCTTGAGTGATGCTTATTTTCGTTAAGATAGGTCACTGTTGCGGTAGCGTTATGGTCTCTGCGTGGTTTCggccagccagtataacctaacctaatcttttCAAAGAGAAACCTTTTGTTGAAacccctatatatatataattggcgcgtccaccctttttgggtatttggccgagctcctcctcctatttgtggtatgcgtcttgatgttgttccacaaatggagggacctacagtttcaagccgactccaaacggcagatattttttatgaggagctgtttcatggagcttgaaatacactcggaggtttgccattgcctgccaaggaacGAATAAATTCTTGcatcataactttttatgaaataatctacaaattttctcttttatttttctcttattatttttgtaggACATTACTTTGTTGCCAGATGGCGATACACCAATTTCTAAAGTAAATGGATCCGGCAAAGGCAAAAATCTGCTAACATCCATAATGAAATCGATGTGGCAACAAACAGCACCTCTTTTTATGCGGCAACACATCCGGAAAACGCTTTTATCTAGTCTCATTTTGTTCATCATATTCTTTAGTGCCCATGGAGTGTACATGTGGTTCCCATACATCCTCAACATCACCATGCAATATACAGGCAAGTTTTCGGAACCCAGGAGCATTTGTgacattattaaattttcgcaaGCGGAAAACCTTACAATCGCTGCAGATGATGTGAGTAAAATATTGAAGTTTGAAGGAAGTGAGAGTAGTTACATGTGTGTGCTTATATTTTTCCCGAATACATCGACAGAATGAGCGCTGCGTAACGCATCTGGAAATTTCCACCTATCAACACACTATAATGCTGGAAATTATATATGTGTCTCTACTATTGACCGTTATGTATGCAATCAGCAAATTTGGACGCAAGCCCATCCTTTGTAAGTAGTTATATTCAAACCATTTGTATGTATTCTTACTTGactctttatttaattacagTCGTATTCCTTGCTGTATGCGGAATTTGTGGCATTCTAGCTTTCTGTATAAAGACGCCATTGTTGGCTATTTACCTCTTTGTCGTTGATCTGTGCTGTGGTGTGGGCATTACTGTGGTTAATGCTATTATGGTAGAAATATTTCCAACGAATTTAAGGTAAGTGAATGCGGTGTTATGTGCATTTAGCGGATTTTGTTTGCGACATATGGAACTTTACTACAGCGCACAGCGCACTAACTCGACGGAAGATTGAGACATTCGAACGGAACATGTTGCCCCTGACCTCAGTCAAGTTGGTGTTGATCAATAACGATAGATTACAAGGTAGCGATCTATGTGAGAGTACTTCTGACTATGGCCTAACAATTGAATAAACAAGAAAGCGAGAAGCGGTAGAAAAAATTCGCTcatgaataacaaaaaaaaattaaaaattcaattattacgACAGCGAATCAGCTGATTATGCCAGGTTCATTGAGATCATAATAACGGACCGCGGATGTCGCCACCTTCTGAATTCTCTCCAACGTGGGTGTTAGGTTAGGtgagccaggttgcttgtctgaGACAAGACACTCGATGGCCTTAAGATCctttgtgatacctgcatttgatttccatcccctaacttaGTGGCTTAAATCACTTTGATCTGTTGCTAGTCAATtggtttattttacaaaattaaaaacatagcattaatacatcatgtttcgacttgacttaagcaaaattaaaaaaaaaaaaaaaaaattaataattgtaaaagttatcgctgtttgtgcgaAGGCCGTTTCTCCAGGAATCTCTTCGATCAGGTACGAGTTATGTTggtcaaaagcagtataaattttattgaaatctaccacgCGGCtcttaagttacagtgattattattattagaaggccattacgcactacgaccagagttgatctattgtgaaaggcctattttgtaaccctggagttttaggctttttagaaattttagcacagttttgggtttgttgttccaaagattgcatggagatactacgataccactaaggaggtgaagtctttgtctgcccaacgcaggacattcacaaagcacatgttctgagctttctatgtccatttcgcaaaagcggcagacattggtctcggatagaccaatattatttagatggtacctcaggctgcagtgacctgtaaggtatccggttaaaagacgcagatctactctgtttagtgagagaagtttgtcagatattcctttattgggacttaggaatagtttggcttgacgctgaccggcacagtttagccagtgtgcggcaagttttctttcttcccatttcctaaggaattcattaatgtggccttttgttagtccacagaaaggctcaggaccagtaagttgcatatttgctccttgttttgcaaggtcatcagccatttcatttccctcatgtccttcatagtgttactgtgttgaggtttcctaacgtatttagaaggtttaggcaatcatttaccaatttagaggtgatagttgttgatagaaggccttttagagccgcttggctatctgtagatgtgagtacctctcattttccttttaaggcattctctcacacatatttcaatggcatttatttctgcctggaatatagttgggtaggatcccatcggaatcgattttttgaatttgggcccattgattcctgcccctgttctaccattttccaatttggattcatcagtaaaccatagctgggagccaggtttgaaagtgatag from Anastrepha obliqua isolate idAnaObli1 chromosome 2, idAnaObli1_1.0, whole genome shotgun sequence harbors:
- the LOC129239488 gene encoding synaptic vesicle glycoprotein 2B-like, giving the protein MSMDVKEKQLTIDEALERTGFGKINIGIIILSGFVLVNVVLESVGISFALPVLECDLNLSHQEQGVLGAVSFAGVIASSHFWGFLADTTGRKRIMQPALLFGYVVTICSSLSPNFLTFAILRFINGILVSASSATIFAYLGEFHCQKYRNRAILSGALISAVASVFIPIIAWFFINQDYEFYVPYIDITYKPWRSYFLACGLPGFLCGVALFFLPESPKYLLCSGKPDEALEVLQRMHRTNIKNNGLQKAFEDITLLPDGDTPISKVNGSGKGKNLLTSIMKSMWQQTAPLFMRQHIRKTLLSSLILFIIFFSAHGVYMWFPYILNITMQYTGKFSEPRSICDIIKFSQAENLTIAADDNERCVTHLEISTYQHTIMLEIIYVSLLLTVMYAISKFGRKPILFVFLAVCGICGILAFCIKTPLLAIYLFVVDLCCGVGITVVNAIMVEIFPTNLRAMAVCISLMLGRIGSVSGSNILGALIKTHCEIALFSPSVALIIAGVLGFFIPRADNAPKTKMDLENTP